Proteins encoded in a region of the Rutidosis leptorrhynchoides isolate AG116_Rl617_1_P2 chromosome 9, CSIRO_AGI_Rlap_v1, whole genome shotgun sequence genome:
- the LOC139865940 gene encoding uncharacterized protein isoform X1: protein MLIIDLQRGPRYFDPPDNSWGNCYNCSEGGHTAANCTSAKRKKPCFVCGSFEHNVKECSKGKVCFICKKGGHRSKDCPEKSNYGSQNTKLCLKCGGSGHEMITYKAKYSRDDLKCCSHCHRIHCYLYFSIGLSRFGISKLVGT from the exons ATGTTAATAATCGATCTTCAGAGGGGCCCGAGGTATTTTGATCCTCCAGATAACAGCTGGGGAAATTGCTATAATTGTAGTGAAGGTGGCCATACAGCTGCAAACTGTACATCCGCTAAGCGCAAGAAGCCTTGTTTTGTTTGTGGGAGTTTTGAGCACAATGTGAAGGAATGCAGTAAG GGAAAAGTTTGCTTTATATGCAAAAAAGGTGGCCACCGTTCGAAAGATTGCCCAGAAAAATCTAATTACGGATCTCAAAATACTAAATTATGTTTGAAATGTGGTGGTTCAGGGCATGAAATGATTACCTACAAGGCCAAGTATTCTCGAGACGACCTCAAG TGTTGCAGCCACTGTCACCGCATTCATTGCTATCTCTATTTTTCAATCGGTTTAAG CCGATTTGGCATATCTAAATTGGTAGGAACATGA
- the LOC139865940 gene encoding uncharacterized protein isoform X2 produces the protein MGRGWSRVRYGNEGDGYRNSESDGYRNYQGDGSINYHRDGSRNYQGDGPRNYQGTGPETIWLWIRQLPRWKRRIWKLSWWVGYGNNQGGVTMNLPRHGGGYMGGGGNKGGGGSGRFNGRGGRGRMTDDRPRDDGNRQRQ, from the exons ATGGGTCGTGGTTGGAGTAGGGTTCGTTATGGGAATGAAGGAGATGGTTACAGAAACTCTGAAAGTGATGGGTACCGCAATTACCAAGGTGATGGTTCCATAAACTACCATAGGGATGGGTCCAGAAATTACCAAGGCGATGGGCCCAGAAATTACCAAGGGACTGGCCCAGAAACTATCTGGTTGTGGATACGACAATTACCAAGGTGGAAGAGGAGGATATGGAAATTATCGTGGTGGGTGGGTTATGGAAATAATCAAGGTGGGGTGACTATGAACCTACCAAGGCATG GGGGTGGTTACATGGGAGGAGGCGGCAACAAGGGTGGTGGAGGTAGTGGCAGATTTAATGGAAGAGGTGGTAGGGGAAGGATGACGGATGACCGTCCTAGGGATGACGGTAATCGACAGAGACAGTAG
- the LOC139865940 gene encoding uncharacterized protein isoform X4: MLIIDLQRGPRYFDPPDNSWGNCYNCSEGGHTAANCTSAKRKKPCFVCGSFEHNVKECSKGKVCFICKKGHEMITYKAKYSRDDLKCCSHCHRIHCYLYFSIGLSRFGISKLVGT, from the exons ATGTTAATAATCGATCTTCAGAGGGGCCCGAGGTATTTTGATCCTCCAGATAACAGCTGGGGAAATTGCTATAATTGTAGTGAAGGTGGCCATACAGCTGCAAACTGTACATCCGCTAAGCGCAAGAAGCCTTGTTTTGTTTGTGGGAGTTTTGAGCACAATGTGAAGGAATGCAGTAAG GGAAAAGTTTGCTTTATATGCAAAAAAG GGCATGAAATGATTACCTACAAGGCCAAGTATTCTCGAGACGACCTCAAG TGTTGCAGCCACTGTCACCGCATTCATTGCTATCTCTATTTTTCAATCGGTTTAAG CCGATTTGGCATATCTAAATTGGTAGGAACATGA
- the LOC139865940 gene encoding uncharacterized protein isoform X3 — protein sequence MLIIDLQRGPRYFDPPDNSWGNCYNCSEGGHTAANCTSAKRKKPCFVCGSFEHNVKECSKGKVCFICKKGGHRSKDCPEKSNYGSQNTKLCLKCGGSGHEMITYKAKYSRDDLKCCSHCHRIHCYLYFSIGLR from the exons ATGTTAATAATCGATCTTCAGAGGGGCCCGAGGTATTTTGATCCTCCAGATAACAGCTGGGGAAATTGCTATAATTGTAGTGAAGGTGGCCATACAGCTGCAAACTGTACATCCGCTAAGCGCAAGAAGCCTTGTTTTGTTTGTGGGAGTTTTGAGCACAATGTGAAGGAATGCAGTAAG GGAAAAGTTTGCTTTATATGCAAAAAAGGTGGCCACCGTTCGAAAGATTGCCCAGAAAAATCTAATTACGGATCTCAAAATACTAAATTATGTTTGAAATGTGGTGGTTCAGGGCATGAAATGATTACCTACAAGGCCAAGTATTCTCGAGACGACCTCAAG TGTTGCAGCCACTGTCACCGCATTCATTGCTATCTCTATTTTTCAATCGGTTTAAG ATGA